The proteins below come from a single Chryseobacterium bernardetii genomic window:
- a CDS encoding DUF763 domain-containing protein yields the protein MKRSGTADLPLHYGKVPPWLYERMSVLGLSIVEAILTDYGKDEVLRRLADPFWFQSFGAVMGMDWHSSGITTSVMGALKRSINPNSQSLGLYICGGKGKFSRETPSELIQIAEKTGLNGNELVRASKLSAKVDNTAIQDGYQLYLHNFILSDNGNWSVIQQGMHDSDGTARRYHWHSENITSFVEEPHTGINGISRGRILNLTDSEAAGNRKGILDISHTDSINVMKDFSRLILPAHHDVQASDVDLKRLGALLYITREQQPQNFEDLLMLEGVGPRTMQSLALVSEVIHGAPSRFTDPARFSFAHGGKDGHPFPVPTKVYDESISILRKGIEKSKLGNSDKLNTLNKLHQIVTKAEKDFTPDFDIRDIIEEERQNSWRFGGKTVMEDAQKPSPPKPIQLSLF from the coding sequence ATGAAACGTTCAGGAACAGCAGATTTACCTCTTCACTATGGCAAAGTACCGCCATGGCTGTATGAACGTATGTCTGTTCTGGGGCTTTCCATTGTTGAAGCTATTCTTACTGATTATGGCAAAGACGAGGTGCTTCGCAGGCTGGCTGATCCGTTTTGGTTTCAGAGTTTCGGAGCTGTTATGGGGATGGACTGGCATTCTTCAGGCATAACTACTTCAGTAATGGGGGCTTTGAAACGTTCCATTAATCCTAATTCCCAGTCATTAGGGCTTTATATTTGTGGCGGTAAAGGGAAGTTTTCCAGGGAAACACCATCAGAACTCATTCAGATTGCTGAAAAAACAGGGTTGAATGGTAATGAGCTTGTAAGAGCGAGTAAACTCTCTGCTAAGGTTGATAATACCGCCATTCAGGATGGATACCAGTTGTACCTGCACAATTTTATTCTTTCAGACAACGGAAATTGGAGTGTCATTCAACAGGGTATGCACGACTCTGATGGAACGGCAAGACGTTATCACTGGCATTCCGAAAATATAACTTCATTTGTAGAAGAACCTCATACCGGAATTAACGGGATCTCACGAGGCCGTATTCTGAATCTTACTGATTCCGAAGCAGCAGGGAACAGAAAAGGGATTCTGGATATTTCTCACACGGATTCTATAAATGTGATGAAAGATTTTTCCAGATTAATACTTCCTGCTCATCACGACGTGCAGGCTTCTGATGTAGATCTTAAGCGGCTTGGTGCACTTTTGTATATCACCCGTGAACAGCAGCCACAAAATTTTGAAGACCTGCTGATGCTGGAAGGAGTAGGGCCTAGAACCATGCAGTCTCTGGCTTTAGTAAGCGAGGTTATTCATGGGGCCCCTTCAAGATTTACTGATCCTGCAAGGTTTTCCTTTGCTCATGGAGGAAAAGATGGACATCCGTTCCCGGTTCCTACCAAGGTATATGATGAAAGCATCAGTATTTTAAGGAAAGGAATTGAAAAATCAAAACTTGGAAATTCTGATAAGCTGAATACTTTAAATAAGCTTCATCAAATTGTTACCAAAGCCGAGAAAGATTTTACTCCGGATTTTGATATCCGGGATATTATTGAAGAAGAACGTCAGAATTCATGGCGTTTTGGCGGAAAAACCGTGATGGAAGATGCTCAAAAACCTTCCCCGCCTAAACCAATCCAACTTTCTTTATTCTGA
- a CDS encoding glyoxalase superfamily protein translates to MKAEQIIPILRIFDYQKMLEFYIDWLGFEIVWEHRFEENMPAYIEVKKGNIILHLSEHHGDASPGSSIFVWGEGVAEYHKELIDKNYKYNRPRFEKTFYNAVSFTVLDPFGNKIIFNEKYDHKKHAALDFHSHE, encoded by the coding sequence ATGAAAGCAGAACAAATCATTCCTATCCTAAGAATTTTTGATTACCAAAAGATGCTGGAATTTTATATTGATTGGCTGGGCTTTGAAATCGTCTGGGAACATCGTTTTGAAGAAAATATGCCTGCTTATATTGAGGTGAAAAAAGGAAATATTATTCTTCATCTAAGTGAACATCATGGAGATGCAAGTCCCGGAAGCAGTATTTTCGTTTGGGGTGAAGGCGTTGCGGAATACCATAAAGAACTTATCGATAAAAACTATAAGTACAACCGTCCCAGATTTGAAAAAACGTTCTATAACGCCGTTTCTTTTACAGTACTTGATCCTTTTGGAAATAAAATTATTTTCAATGAAAAGTATGACCATAAAAAGCATGCAGCTTTAGACTTCCATTCCCATGAATAG
- a CDS encoding VOC family protein, whose product MVKRIVANIKTDDLTKGNLFYQDILELEVLMDHGWIKTLGTDEKAKVQISFAEQGGNNTEVPDLSIEVDNIEEIYAKMKKAGFKIVYDITNEDWEVRRFFVKDPFGKLINILSHQ is encoded by the coding sequence ATGGTAAAAAGAATTGTAGCCAATATAAAGACGGATGATCTTACCAAAGGAAATCTTTTTTATCAGGATATTTTAGAGCTTGAAGTTCTGATGGATCATGGCTGGATCAAAACCCTTGGAACTGATGAGAAAGCAAAAGTACAGATCAGTTTTGCAGAACAGGGTGGAAATAACACTGAAGTTCCTGATCTTTCCATTGAAGTTGATAACATTGAGGAAATTTATGCTAAAATGAAAAAAGCAGGCTTTAAAATCGTTTATGATATTACGAATGAAGATTGGGAAGTGCGTCGTTTTTTTGTAAAAGATCCATTCGGTAAATTAATTAATATTTTATCCCATCAATAA
- the tpx gene encoding thiol peroxidase has product MSTTITLKGNEVHTIGTLPAVGSTVKDFALVDSGLNVKTLETFEGKKKVFNIFPSIDTPTCAASSRKFNEEASKLENTVVINVSKDLPFALGRFCAAEGLDKVETLSDFRSSFGDDYEVTITDSPLKGLLSRAVIVTDENNKVVYTEQVSEIANEPNYDAALAALNK; this is encoded by the coding sequence ATGTCAACGACAATCACTTTAAAAGGAAACGAAGTACACACCATAGGAACATTACCAGCTGTAGGAAGCACTGTTAAAGACTTTGCTTTAGTGGATTCAGGATTAAATGTAAAAACCCTTGAAACTTTTGAAGGAAAAAAGAAAGTATTCAATATTTTCCCAAGTATTGATACGCCTACCTGTGCCGCTTCCAGCAGAAAATTTAATGAAGAAGCTTCAAAACTTGAAAATACTGTCGTAATCAACGTTTCTAAAGACCTTCCGTTCGCATTAGGAAGATTCTGTGCTGCTGAAGGGTTAGACAAGGTTGAAACCCTTTCAGACTTCAGAAGCAGCTTTGGTGACGATTATGAAGTAACCATTACAGACTCTCCGTTGAAAGGCCTTTTAAGCCGTGCGGTAATTGTTACAGACGAAAACAATAAAGTGGTCTATACTGAGCAGGTTTCAGAAATTGCTAACGAACCTAATTACGATGCAGCTCTTGCAGCATTGAACAAATAG
- a CDS encoding NADP-dependent isocitrate dehydrogenase — MSEKSKIYYTLTDEAPMLATHSFLPIVKAFTKSADIEIAVPDISLAGRILANFPEFLKDDQKIGDALAELGELATQPDANIIKLPNISASVPQLDEAIAELQGKGFAVPNYPAEPKNDEEKAIKAKYAKVLGSAVNPVLREGNSDRRAPKAVKNYAKANPHRMGDWASDSKTDVAHMNNGDFYGTETSTTLENATKYRIVFKGNEGETVLKDFAGLQAGEVIDSSVMNLNALKAFVQEAIEEAKKRNVLLSAHLKATMMKISDPIIFGAIVETFFKDVFTKYAETFKSLDINPNNGLADLFEKIKGNAQEADIKADIEKTLAEGPRVAMVNSDKGITNFHVPSDIIVDASMAALVRGGGKMWNKDGNEEDTVCIIPDRSYAGFYQSVIDDMKAHGKLDPTTMGSVPNVGLMAQKAEEYGSHDKTFQLSADGTVEVQDEAGNVLLSQKVEKGDIFRMCQTKDAPIQDWVKLAVNRARLSDTPAIFWLDKGRAHDREIIKKVEKYLADHDTTGLDIRILDVKDAMTETLKRAREGKDTISVSGNVLRDYLTDLFPILELGTSAKMLSIVPLMNGGGLFETGAGGSAPKHIEQFLEEGYLRWDSLGEFLALQASLEHLAQTQGNTKSQVLADALDEANAKFLATDKSPARKVGQIDNRGSHFYLAMYWAEALANQTADAELAAQFASVAAAMKENEEVINAELIGAQGKSQNIDGYYKPDTYKTYAAMRPSTVLNEIIDGI, encoded by the coding sequence ATGTCAGAAAAATCAAAAATTTACTACACATTAACGGATGAAGCACCAATGCTGGCTACCCACTCGTTTTTACCTATTGTAAAAGCTTTCACTAAATCAGCAGATATCGAGATTGCTGTTCCGGATATTTCCCTGGCAGGCAGAATCTTAGCTAACTTTCCTGAGTTCTTAAAGGATGACCAGAAAATTGGTGATGCTTTGGCTGAATTGGGGGAATTGGCAACCCAACCGGATGCAAACATCATTAAATTACCAAATATTTCTGCTTCTGTTCCTCAATTGGATGAAGCAATTGCTGAACTACAAGGAAAAGGTTTCGCAGTACCAAACTATCCTGCAGAGCCTAAGAATGATGAAGAAAAAGCAATTAAAGCTAAATACGCAAAGGTTTTAGGAAGTGCCGTAAACCCTGTATTAAGAGAAGGAAACTCTGACAGACGTGCTCCAAAGGCTGTTAAAAACTATGCAAAAGCAAATCCTCACAGAATGGGTGATTGGGCTTCTGACAGCAAAACTGATGTAGCTCACATGAACAATGGTGATTTCTACGGAACAGAAACTTCTACAACGTTAGAAAACGCTACAAAATACAGAATCGTATTCAAAGGAAATGAAGGAGAAACAGTATTGAAAGACTTTGCAGGTCTTCAGGCTGGTGAAGTGATCGATTCTTCTGTAATGAACCTGAATGCTTTGAAAGCTTTCGTTCAGGAAGCTATTGAAGAGGCTAAGAAGAGAAATGTACTTCTTTCTGCCCACCTTAAGGCTACGATGATGAAAATCTCTGACCCTATTATTTTTGGGGCTATTGTAGAAACTTTCTTCAAAGATGTATTCACTAAATACGCTGAGACGTTCAAGTCTTTAGATATCAATCCGAATAACGGACTGGCTGATCTTTTTGAGAAAATCAAAGGAAATGCTCAGGAAGCTGACATTAAAGCCGATATTGAAAAAACTTTGGCTGAAGGACCAAGAGTGGCAATGGTAAATTCTGACAAAGGAATTACAAACTTCCACGTTCCTTCTGATATCATTGTAGATGCATCTATGGCTGCCCTTGTAAGAGGTGGAGGTAAAATGTGGAATAAAGACGGAAATGAAGAGGATACAGTTTGTATCATTCCTGACCGTTCTTACGCTGGTTTCTATCAGTCTGTCATTGATGATATGAAAGCGCATGGAAAATTAGACCCTACTACAATGGGATCTGTTCCAAACGTTGGGTTGATGGCTCAAAAAGCTGAAGAATATGGTTCTCATGATAAAACTTTCCAATTATCTGCTGACGGAACTGTAGAAGTTCAGGATGAAGCTGGGAATGTTCTTCTTTCTCAGAAAGTAGAAAAAGGGGATATCTTCAGAATGTGCCAGACTAAAGATGCTCCTATTCAGGACTGGGTAAAATTAGCGGTAAACAGAGCAAGACTTTCTGATACTCCTGCTATTTTCTGGTTGGATAAAGGAAGAGCTCACGACAGAGAGATCATCAAAAAAGTAGAAAAATATCTTGCAGATCATGATACAACTGGTCTTGACATCAGAATTCTTGATGTAAAAGATGCTATGACTGAAACGCTTAAAAGAGCCAGAGAAGGAAAAGATACAATTTCTGTTTCAGGAAACGTATTGAGAGATTACTTAACAGACCTTTTCCCAATCCTTGAACTTGGTACTTCTGCTAAAATGCTTTCTATTGTTCCATTAATGAATGGTGGCGGATTATTTGAAACAGGTGCCGGAGGTTCTGCTCCAAAACATATTGAGCAGTTCCTTGAAGAAGGATATCTAAGATGGGACTCTCTAGGTGAATTCTTAGCATTACAGGCTTCTTTAGAGCATTTGGCACAAACTCAGGGAAATACAAAATCTCAGGTTTTAGCGGATGCATTGGATGAAGCTAACGCTAAATTCTTAGCTACTGATAAATCTCCTGCAAGAAAAGTAGGTCAGATAGACAACAGAGGTTCTCACTTCTATTTAGCAATGTATTGGGCTGAAGCTTTGGCCAACCAAACTGCAGATGCTGAGTTAGCTGCTCAGTTTGCTTCGGTTGCCGCTGCTATGAAGGAAAACGAAGAAGTAATCAATGCTGAATTAATTGGCGCTCAAGGTAAATCTCAGAATATTGACGGTTACTATAAACCTGACACGTATAAAACATACGCTGCCATGAGACCAAGCACAGTTTTAAATGAAATTATTGACGGAATTTAA
- a CDS encoding helix-turn-helix domain-containing protein — translation MYRKEKFSVAFKLECINLHKNSHRSIGSIATEKGFNESNLRKWMGFYNKYGISGLQPRRNKIYSVNFKVKVLKTIEIEHISQREACIRFDIAAQSTVLNWQRDYEKSGILGLKNKPKGRPCIMSDYKRKKRKSDKPLTREEELLLENERLRAEIDFLKKLDALTLKKNKQRPSKD, via the coding sequence ATGTATAGAAAAGAAAAATTTAGCGTTGCTTTCAAATTAGAATGTATTAACCTCCACAAAAATTCTCATCGTTCAATTGGATCTATAGCAACAGAGAAAGGATTTAACGAAAGTAATCTACGCAAGTGGATGGGCTTTTATAATAAGTACGGAATCTCGGGTTTACAACCAAGAAGAAATAAGATCTATTCTGTGAATTTCAAGGTTAAAGTTTTAAAAACTATCGAAATAGAACATATCTCACAAAGAGAAGCATGTATCCGATTTGATATCGCAGCTCAATCTACCGTGCTGAATTGGCAAAGGGATTACGAAAAAAGTGGTATTTTAGGATTAAAGAATAAACCTAAAGGAAGGCCCTGTATTATGAGTGATTACAAGCGTAAAAAAAGAAAGTCTGATAAGCCATTGACCAGAGAAGAAGAACTTTTATTGGAAAACGAAAGATTGCGAGCTGAAATTGATTTTCTAAAAAAGTTAGACGCCTTAACTCTCAAAAAGAACAAGCAGAGGCCATCGAAGGATTAA